In Sporosarcina psychrophila, a genomic segment contains:
- a CDS encoding choice-of-anchor I family protein, translated as MKKHTNPYQKVFGASLALAVATGTIAVGAPVYIKANEVEIPTFSDVKNIESHHFYDSVTSLASRGIVKGFADGTFKPNQSVTRGQIASVLAQTLGLDTKNVKNPGFKDLKLTDPHYGGIAALVEAGIVKGYDDKTFKPGGSLTRAHIAKMISIGFNLEEAKLTNSPFKDVKAEHWFADYVQALITNEITTGTTPTTFEPNAFVTRGQMASLIVRSETASLVDQNDSTVKNTGKLVSVTNESVKLSTGTYAMSADMKEVLNASNSAALSGAVLDYTVKDGVLIEIASIELTANGNEINNVVLDGQGSKFAGTVRVNGDYVSLKNITIAGNLEIGTEVENSFKANGMTVLGGINLTDKTSVSQVNKVFSTAAVEMKEPSFVFTDSVIQTVEVSKSKKVLIEVKGNSTAQGFTLLSNVHLKADKGITLPKVTVEKGATKVTLDASVDNLSVNTPNALSIDGTATIKNVIVEYKIDLKLLTIGEIQKVIVKLKGTTITLGDRTKVASFDLPEGITLKDVIVNFDGSNSGGTNGGNTGSDRDPSPNPNPNPPIIYDGKTFNLSLMHVNDIHANTDKAPRLVTAVKEVRTVKPDALLLNAGDVFSGTLYFNEFLGQADLEFMNLMKVDAMTFGNHEFDLGSSKEGHKALVDFIKAADFPFVSSNVDFSKDPLFNGLFNTKISTTPESSNIYTGIVKEINGEKVGIFGLTTAETADIASPGKITFSNYIADAKKMVAEFEAMGVNKIVALTHIGFDDNAAMDNDQELAANVAGIDVIVGGHSHTQLDKPVVVDKDGNGKVKDKTIIVQAYQYSDYLGTLDVEFDKNGVVIGHAGKLIATVDKAEDVEAKEMLKKYADKISEIEKEEIGVTLETALESPRTGGDNTKPSVRKNETILGNLITDGMLIKAKQYNDKVVMAFQNGGGIRADIDAGPITVGDVIKVLPFGNTLATMEITGAEIKEAFELSVSTYPAESGGFLHVSGAKVEFDSSKPAGQRVVSINYQNSDGTYTAVEDAKTYTVATNAFTAKGGDGYDVLKKAYEQGRVTDLGLSDWENLREQLISLETIPTEIEGRIIDVAGQVVEPEPEPEPIKDPITGFYNTNPEKLAVSQVARYDSGQGETGTEILAYDAHLKIAFVTNGAVKGFDIVSFENLKSGTLTGITETTRVLLSSFGIDGVADTTSIASHPTKDLIAISAVSNPKTERGYIIFATKDGKFLKSVQVGALPDMVTFTPDGTKAIVANEGEPDDNAEKTSELIDPAGSISIIDVATYAHTELQFTEEMLDDKVRMSYQGKGKSYLAQLEPEYVTVSADSKTAYVSLQENNAIATVDLVKGEILQVKGLGVKDFSKTGNELDALKDGVVKLEKQPILSFYMPDAIETFTVGTGYTAQTYIITPNEGDARDYKGFSEDKKVDKIIDKVKLKAEHYAGYTQEELDAFDLTTLNDYKITTEDGKNEAGEYEALYGYGGRSFSIFNAKTMELAFDSGSDFESIIANDPRLKQYFNVSNDNVKVDDRSNSKGPEPESVVTGEMNGKMYAFIALERISGIMVYELTNPSSPEFVTFITSRDFSEEVAGDVAPEGLRFISAFESPTGNALLAATHEMSGTVAVYEFEGTGIPEIPVTPVTPVTLVSAADFSGTVEEPKVYAGNVKVSVTEAEKLENAVIMGDLILTGTPKDSLSITNIEVKGNADLSGLNGEILNMDGIIVDGEITL; from the coding sequence ATGAAGAAGCATACCAATCCATATCAAAAAGTATTCGGGGCGTCATTAGCTCTAGCGGTAGCAACTGGAACGATAGCAGTAGGTGCACCAGTATATATAAAAGCCAATGAGGTGGAAATCCCCACGTTTTCTGATGTAAAGAACATTGAAAGCCATCATTTCTATGACAGTGTTACAAGTTTGGCTTCTAGAGGTATAGTAAAAGGTTTTGCCGATGGAACTTTTAAACCTAATCAGTCAGTAACTCGGGGACAAATCGCAAGCGTTTTAGCGCAAACACTTGGACTAGACACAAAAAATGTGAAAAACCCGGGATTCAAAGATTTGAAATTGACTGACCCGCATTATGGGGGAATTGCTGCCCTTGTTGAAGCAGGTATAGTAAAAGGGTATGACGATAAGACATTTAAACCTGGAGGGTCATTGACACGTGCGCACATAGCCAAGATGATAAGTATCGGATTTAATCTAGAAGAAGCCAAGCTTACGAATAGCCCATTTAAAGATGTGAAAGCTGAACACTGGTTTGCAGATTATGTTCAAGCTTTGATCACCAATGAAATTACAACTGGAACCACACCAACTACATTTGAACCGAATGCTTTCGTTACAAGAGGGCAAATGGCTTCTTTAATCGTTCGAAGTGAAACGGCTTCCCTTGTTGATCAAAATGACTCCACAGTCAAAAATACGGGAAAACTGGTTAGTGTAACAAATGAGTCCGTTAAGCTATCGACTGGAACATATGCAATGTCCGCAGACATGAAGGAAGTTTTAAATGCTTCCAATTCGGCAGCTCTTTCAGGAGCAGTCTTAGACTATACAGTTAAAGACGGCGTACTCATTGAAATTGCTTCAATTGAACTTACAGCGAATGGCAATGAAATAAACAATGTTGTACTAGATGGACAAGGATCTAAATTTGCAGGAACAGTACGTGTTAATGGTGATTATGTTTCATTGAAAAACATAACGATTGCAGGCAATTTAGAGATAGGGACAGAGGTAGAAAACAGTTTCAAAGCGAATGGAATGACGGTTTTAGGGGGAATAAATCTTACCGATAAAACCTCAGTAAGCCAAGTCAATAAAGTGTTTTCAACAGCTGCTGTAGAAATGAAAGAACCAAGTTTTGTTTTCACGGACTCTGTCATCCAAACTGTTGAAGTGTCGAAGAGTAAAAAAGTACTAATTGAAGTAAAAGGGAATTCAACAGCCCAAGGCTTCACTCTTTTATCGAACGTCCACTTAAAAGCCGATAAGGGAATTACATTGCCAAAAGTGACTGTCGAAAAAGGTGCGACGAAGGTAACGCTTGACGCGTCAGTGGACAACCTATCAGTGAACACGCCTAATGCATTGTCGATTGATGGAACAGCCACTATCAAAAATGTTATCGTCGAATACAAAATTGACTTGAAGCTCTTAACAATTGGGGAAATCCAAAAAGTCATTGTTAAACTTAAAGGTACAACAATTACATTAGGAGATAGAACAAAAGTTGCTAGTTTTGACCTACCAGAGGGAATAACGTTAAAAGATGTTATTGTGAATTTTGATGGATCCAATAGCGGTGGTACTAATGGTGGGAACACAGGCTCAGATAGGGACCCTAGCCCGAATCCAAACCCGAATCCACCAATCATCTATGATGGAAAAACGTTTAACCTTTCTTTAATGCACGTAAATGATATACATGCGAATACCGACAAAGCACCAAGGCTTGTTACAGCAGTGAAAGAAGTACGGACAGTTAAACCGGATGCATTGTTATTAAATGCAGGGGATGTTTTCTCAGGTACTTTATATTTTAATGAATTCCTAGGACAAGCAGACTTAGAATTTATGAATTTAATGAAAGTCGATGCTATGACATTTGGTAACCATGAGTTTGACCTTGGTTCATCAAAGGAAGGTCACAAAGCATTGGTCGACTTCATTAAAGCAGCAGACTTCCCATTTGTATCATCGAACGTAGATTTTTCGAAAGATCCATTGTTTAATGGGCTGTTCAATACAAAAATTTCAACAACTCCTGAAAGCAGCAATATCTACACGGGAATTGTAAAAGAAATAAACGGTGAAAAAGTCGGTATCTTTGGTCTAACAACTGCGGAAACGGCGGACATTGCTAGTCCAGGGAAAATTACATTCTCAAACTATATTGCAGATGCGAAAAAAATGGTTGCTGAATTTGAAGCAATGGGTGTTAACAAAATCGTTGCACTTACACATATTGGTTTTGATGATAATGCCGCTATGGACAATGACCAAGAACTAGCTGCAAATGTAGCTGGGATTGACGTAATTGTGGGTGGACATAGTCATACTCAGTTAGACAAACCTGTAGTTGTAGACAAAGATGGAAATGGGAAAGTGAAAGATAAAACAATTATTGTACAAGCCTATCAATATTCAGATTACCTTGGGACTTTAGATGTTGAATTTGATAAAAATGGTGTCGTAATAGGACACGCAGGAAAGTTAATTGCAACGGTTGATAAAGCAGAAGATGTTGAGGCAAAAGAAATGCTTAAAAAATATGCGGATAAAATTTCAGAAATAGAGAAAGAAGAAATTGGTGTAACTCTTGAAACTGCATTGGAAAGTCCTCGTACAGGTGGAGATAATACGAAACCAAGTGTACGGAAAAATGAAACGATACTTGGTAATTTAATTACAGATGGCATGCTTATTAAAGCGAAGCAATATAATGACAAAGTCGTAATGGCTTTCCAAAATGGTGGAGGAATTCGCGCTGATATTGACGCGGGTCCAATCACAGTAGGGGATGTTATTAAAGTACTTCCATTTGGTAACACATTAGCAACAATGGAGATAACAGGTGCAGAAATAAAAGAAGCATTTGAACTAAGCGTTAGCACATATCCTGCTGAAAGTGGTGGTTTCTTACATGTATCAGGTGCGAAAGTAGAGTTCGATTCTTCTAAACCTGCTGGACAACGTGTAGTTTCAATTAACTATCAAAATTCAGATGGTACGTACACTGCAGTCGAAGACGCTAAGACATATACAGTAGCAACAAACGCGTTCACTGCAAAAGGTGGAGACGGCTATGATGTGCTTAAAAAAGCGTATGAACAAGGTCGTGTAACTGATCTTGGACTTTCAGATTGGGAAAACTTAAGAGAACAATTAATATCACTAGAAACCATTCCAACTGAAATTGAAGGTCGTATTATAGACGTTGCAGGGCAAGTAGTAGAGCCAGAACCAGAACCAGAACCAATCAAAGATCCAATCACGGGCTTTTATAATACGAACCCTGAAAAATTAGCAGTCTCTCAAGTTGCCCGCTATGACAGCGGTCAAGGAGAAACAGGAACAGAAATTTTAGCATATGATGCGCACTTAAAAATAGCATTCGTAACAAATGGTGCAGTAAAAGGTTTTGACATTGTATCATTCGAAAATTTGAAATCGGGCACATTAACAGGCATTACAGAAACGACAAGAGTTTTATTATCAAGTTTTGGCATTGATGGTGTAGCTGATACTACTAGCATTGCTTCCCATCCAACAAAAGATTTAATCGCAATTTCTGCAGTTAGCAATCCAAAAACAGAACGAGGCTACATCATATTTGCAACGAAAGACGGGAAGTTTTTGAAATCTGTTCAAGTCGGAGCATTACCAGACATGGTGACATTCACTCCGGATGGGACAAAAGCAATTGTTGCAAATGAAGGAGAACCAGATGATAATGCGGAGAAAACAAGTGAATTAATTGATCCAGCTGGTTCTATTTCAATCATTGATGTAGCAACTTATGCGCATACAGAACTACAATTTACGGAAGAAATGTTAGACGATAAAGTTCGGATGTCTTATCAAGGAAAGGGCAAATCGTACTTAGCTCAATTAGAGCCTGAATATGTAACAGTGTCTGCTGATAGCAAAACGGCTTACGTTTCCCTACAAGAAAACAACGCAATCGCAACAGTAGATCTTGTAAAAGGAGAAATCCTACAAGTTAAAGGACTTGGCGTGAAAGATTTTTCAAAAACTGGTAATGAACTAGATGCGCTCAAAGATGGAGTAGTAAAACTAGAAAAACAACCAATACTTTCCTTCTATATGCCAGATGCAATTGAAACGTTCACGGTAGGTACAGGTTATACAGCTCAAACGTATATCATCACACCTAACGAAGGTGATGCACGTGACTATAAAGGGTTTAGTGAAGATAAAAAAGTAGATAAAATTATTGATAAAGTTAAATTGAAAGCAGAGCATTATGCAGGATATACACAAGAAGAACTAGATGCATTTGACCTCACGACACTAAATGATTATAAAATTACGACTGAAGATGGAAAAAATGAAGCTGGAGAATACGAAGCACTTTATGGATATGGCGGACGTAGCTTCTCTATCTTTAATGCAAAAACAATGGAGCTGGCATTTGATAGCGGAAGTGATTTCGAATCTATCATTGCAAATGACCCTAGATTAAAACAATACTTCAACGTAAGTAATGACAATGTAAAAGTAGATGATCGCAGTAATAGTAAAGGTCCAGAACCGGAATCGGTAGTAACTGGTGAAATGAATGGCAAGATGTATGCATTTATCGCTTTAGAACGCATCAGCGGTATTATGGTTTATGAACTTACCAATCCATCAAGTCCAGAGTTTGTGACATTTATTACAAGCCGTGACTTCTCCGAGGAAGTTGCAGGGGATGTAGCTCCGGAAGGCTTAAGATTTATCTCAGCTTTTGAAAGCCCAACAGGCAACGCATTACTTGCGGCAACACACGAAATGTCAGGAACAGTTGCGGTATATGAATTTGAAGGAACTGGAATTCCGGAAATACCAGTAACACCAGTAACACCAGTAACACTAGTTTCAGCAGCTGATTTCTCTGGGACTGTTGAAGAACCAAAAGTTTATGCAGGTAACGTGAAAGTTTCCGTTACAGAGGCAGAAAAACTAGAAAACGCAGTGATTATGGGGGATTTAATACTAACTGGTACCCCGAAAGATTCGTTGTCGATTACAAACATTGAGGTTAAAGGAAATGCAGATCTTTCAGGACTTAATGGGGAAATTCTAAACATGGACGGCATCATTGTAGACGGTGAAATTACTCTTTAA